In the genome of Bradyrhizobium sp. CB3481, the window GGCGAGTTTTGCGATCCGGAAATCGTTGAGACGTTCCAGCCTCGTCACATGACCGTCATCCTGCGTCAGGCGGATGGCGCCGGAGGTCGGCTTGTAGAAGCCGGTGATGCAGTTGAACACGGTGGTCTTGCCGGCGCCGTTCGGCCCGATCAGCGCGGTGATCTTGCGCCGCTCCGCATCGAAGGAGAGGTCGTTGACGGCGACGATGCCGCCGAAGCGCATCGACAGGCGATCGACCGAGAGGATGGGAGCATCGCTCATCCGTGGCCCTCCTTGACGAGGTCGGACGAGATCGCCTGCTGGCGCTGCAGGAACACGGTCGGGGCGCGGTGGCCGATCAGGCCGCGCGGCCGCCAGATCATGAGCAGCACCATCGCCATGCCGAACACCAGCATGCGGTACTGGTCGAGCCCGCGGAACAGCTCGAAGCCGCCGATCATGGCGAGCGCGGCCAGCGCCACGCCGAGCTGCGAGCCCATGCCGCCGAGCACCACGATCGCCAGCACCAGCGCCGATTCATGGAAAGTGAAGGATTCCGGGCTGATGAAGCCCTGCCTGGTCGCGAAGAACGCGCCGGCAAAGCCTCCGAACATTGCGCCGGTCGCGAACGCGGTCAGCTTGGTCGTGGTGGTGTTGATGCCGAGCGCGCGGCAGGCGACTTCGTCCTCGCGCAGCGCCTCCCAGGCGCGGCCAATCGGCAGCCGTCGCAGTCGGATGGTGACCCAGTTGGTAAGCAGCGCCAGCGCCAGGATCAAATAGAACAGAAACACGATGCGGTGCGTCGGCGAGAACTCGATGCCGAGCAGGGCCGCCAGCCCGTCGTCGGCAGGTGTCAAGGGAATGCCAAACAGGGTCGGGCGGGGAATGCCGGTGACGCCGTTCGGCCCGCCAGTCAGGCTCTGCCAGTTGATGATGACGAGGCGGATGATCTCGCCGAAGGCGAGCGTCACGATAGCGAGATAGTCGCCGCGCAGCCGCAGCACGGGGAAGCCGAGCAGCACGCCCCAAAACGCGGCGAGGATGCCAGCTAGCGGCAGGCAGACCCAGAACGACAGCCCGAAATTGGTGGCGAGCAGCGCATAGGAATAGGCACCGACCGCGTAGAAAGCGACATAGCCGAGGTCGAGCAGGCCGGCGAGGCCGACCACCACGTTCAGTCCCCATCCGAGCATGACGTAGGTCAGCACGAGGATAGCAAGGTCGAGAATGTAGCGCTCGTTATAGAACAGCACCGGCACCAGGAACGTGAAGACCAGCAGCACCGGTGCGACCAGCCGGCCGGCCAGCGACAGCGCACTCTGTACCGACGCCGGCACCACTTTGACCGTGTCGACCGGTCCCCACCATTGCCGCAGCAACTCGATGATGATGCTGCCGCCGAACACGGCCCCGACCATGGCGGCGAGGTCGCCAAAGCGCGTCCAGTAGACCAATTGCCCTTGCGGACCTGCCTCGGTGCGCACGCCGATCATCAGCGAGAACAGTACCAGGGCCACGAAGGCGCTGATCAGCGCTTTCTTGAGGATGAAGGCGGCGCCCGGAGCGCGCGATGTTTGGACGGCGGGGTTTGCGCTCACGCTATGGCCCGTCAGACTTTTTCGACTTCGGGCCGGCCGAGCAGGCCAGTCGGAAGGAAGATCAGGACCACGATGAGAATCGAGAACGCGGCAACGTCCTTGTACTCGACCGAGAAATAGGCCGACCACAGCGTCTCGATCAGGCCGATCAAGAGGCCGCCCAGCATGGCGCCGGGCAGCGAGCCGATGCCGCCAAGCACGGCGGCGGTGAACGCCTTGATGCCGGCGACGAAGCCCATGAAGAAGTCGACCAGCCCGTAATAGAGCAGGTACATCATGCCGGCGACGGCGGCGAGCGCAGCCCCGATCACGAAGGTCATGGAGATGGTGCGGTCGACGTCGACGCCGAGCAGGGAGGCCATGGTCTGATCCTGCTCGCAGGCCCGCATGTCACGGCCGAGCCGCGTGCTGGATACCAGCCAGGTGAACAGCGCAAGCAGCACCACGGTCGTGATCACGACGATGATCTGGATATTGGAAAGCTGCACGACAAAGCCATCGGCGCCCTCATGCAGGGTATGGCCGCCGGTGATGATCGGCGGCACCGGCTTGACGCGGGCGCCTTGGGCAACTTGCGAATAATTGGTCAGTACGAATGACATACCGATCGCCGAGAGCATCGGCGCCAGGCGGAACGAGTGGCGCAGCGGCCGGTAGGCGATGCGCTCCACCGTCCAGCCATAGAGCGCCGTGATTGCCATCGACACCAGCAATACGACCAGCAGGATCAAGGGGATCGCGGTCAGGCCGAACGAGACCAGGATCAGGAAGGTGATCAGCGCAATGAAGCCGCCGATCATGAAGATGTCGCCATGGGCGAAATTGATCATGCCGACGATGCCGTAGACCATCGTGTAGCCGATGGCGATCAGGCCGTAGATCGAGCCGAGCACGAGGCCGTTGATCAGTTGCTGGGCGAAATAATCCATGCGCTGCCGTTTTTTGTATGAGGACGCGGCGAGAGCTCCGGCAGCCCATGACGACGCGTCGTGCCGTTTTCTAACAGGTGGGAACCATGGGCGGCAACAGCACTCGGTGCGGCTTAATTGGCTTGTACAGAGCTAGTTTTTGCGCAGTTGTTCCAGTGCCACGGTCCGGCCACGGCTTTGCCGTGTGAACATCGCATCGGAACCCTGGTTCCCGGCAACCATCCCGGCGGCGCTTCGTTATGTTCGTCTACGTCTAAACAACGGAGATCCCTCGATGAGCAAGATGAACCAGAACCTGGGTCAGCAGAACCAGAACCCGGGCCAGAAGCCTGGTCAGCAGCAGCAGGGCGGCGGTCAGAAGCCGGGCCAGCAGCAGCAGGATCCAGGCCGTCAGGGACAGAAGCCTAGTCAGGATCCACGGCAGATGCCGGAGTAGAGCGGCACATACCAGAACAGAAACAGAAAAGGCCCCGCCGAAAAGGTGGGGCTTTTCTTTTTGTGCGTTGCCAACTTCGTGTCCCGGACGCGGCGCAGCGCCCCTTGGCGGTGCGGCGCAGAGCCGGGACCCGGATGCAGCCGGCGCCTGGGTCCCGGCTCTGCGTCGCGTCATTTCATGCCGCGCCGCGTCCGGGACGCTAGCCTTGCCCAACTAACTCTTCAGCAAAACCAGTTCGGCGATGATCGCGTTCGCTTCCTTCACCGCATGGTTGGCCGCCGGTACGCCGCAATAGATCGCCTGCTGCAGCAGGATTTCCTTGATGTCGTCGGGCGTGAAGCCGCCCTCAGTCAGCGCCGCGCGCACGTGCAGGCGGAATTCGTCCCATTGTCCGAGCGCCACCATGGTGCCGATCACGAGCACGCGACGGGTGCGGTGGTCGAAATGCGGCCGGGTCCAGATATCGCCCCAGGCGTAACGGGTGATCAGGTCCTGGAAGTCGGTGTTGAATGCGTTGCGGTTCTTGATCGACTTGTCGACCCATTCATTGCCGAGCACTGTTCGGCGCTGCGCCATGCCGTCGTCGCGGCGTTGGTTGTCGTCCATGGTACGTTCTCTCCCCGTCATTGCGAGGAGCGAAGCGACGAAGCGATCCATATCTCGGCAAGCGGTGAAATGGATTGCTTCGCTTCGCTCGCAATGACGTCCGTGGTTGCTAGCGTTGCGTCAGAAAACCGATCACCGCGTCGGTGAAGGCGTGCGGCTGCTCGACGTTGGAAATATGCGCGGCGTCGAGGATG includes:
- the livM gene encoding high-affinity branched-chain amino acid ABC transporter permease LivM, with protein sequence MSANPAVQTSRAPGAAFILKKALISAFVALVLFSLMIGVRTEAGPQGQLVYWTRFGDLAAMVGAVFGGSIIIELLRQWWGPVDTVKVVPASVQSALSLAGRLVAPVLLVFTFLVPVLFYNERYILDLAILVLTYVMLGWGLNVVVGLAGLLDLGYVAFYAVGAYSYALLATNFGLSFWVCLPLAGILAAFWGVLLGFPVLRLRGDYLAIVTLAFGEIIRLVIINWQSLTGGPNGVTGIPRPTLFGIPLTPADDGLAALLGIEFSPTHRIVFLFYLILALALLTNWVTIRLRRLPIGRAWEALREDEVACRALGINTTTTKLTAFATGAMFGGFAGAFFATRQGFISPESFTFHESALVLAIVVLGGMGSQLGVALAALAMIGGFELFRGLDQYRMLVFGMAMVLLMIWRPRGLIGHRAPTVFLQRQQAISSDLVKEGHG
- a CDS encoding branched-chain amino acid ABC transporter permease LivH (LivHMGF is the membrane component of the LIV-I/LS branched-chain amino acid transporter) — its product is MDYFAQQLINGLVLGSIYGLIAIGYTMVYGIVGMINFAHGDIFMIGGFIALITFLILVSFGLTAIPLILLVVLLVSMAITALYGWTVERIAYRPLRHSFRLAPMLSAIGMSFVLTNYSQVAQGARVKPVPPIITGGHTLHEGADGFVVQLSNIQIIVVITTVVLLALFTWLVSSTRLGRDMRACEQDQTMASLLGVDVDRTISMTFVIGAALAAVAGMMYLLYYGLVDFFMGFVAGIKAFTAAVLGGIGSLPGAMLGGLLIGLIETLWSAYFSVEYKDVAAFSILIVVLIFLPTGLLGRPEVEKV
- a CDS encoding carboxymuconolactone decarboxylase family protein, with protein sequence MDDNQRRDDGMAQRRTVLGNEWVDKSIKNRNAFNTDFQDLITRYAWGDIWTRPHFDHRTRRVLVIGTMVALGQWDEFRLHVRAALTEGGFTPDDIKEILLQQAIYCGVPAANHAVKEANAIIAELVLLKS